The region GATCAGCCGGCCGTCGTGGACCAGCACCCCGGTGGGCAGGTGCATGCCGCGCTCGGGTCCGCGTCCGCCGGCTGCCGGGCCCTCGGTCATGCCGTCGGGCTGGCCGAGCACCACGTCGGCGGGCTGCTCGTCCTGCTCGGGCACGCCGTGCCAGATCAGCACCCGGTGGTTACCGGAGTCCGCCACGACCAAACACTCCTCGTCGAGGAAAACGCCGCGCGGGGAGTACAGCCAGGCCATCGTCGGGTGTGCCGCGGGCAGTGCCAGGCCACCCGGCGCTGGCGCCCCGAGCCAAATGTGTGGGGTCCAGCCGCCGGTCACGTCGACCGCCTGGCCTGCCAGCTGTGTGGTGCTCATGAGCCGACCCTGATCCAGACGTGTCCGTCGTCGACCCGCAGCGGCAGCTGTTCCAGCTGCGCCTCCGGCGCGCTCAGGCACTCGCCTGACAGGGCGTTGAAGCAGAAGCCGTGCCACGGGCAGGTGAGGGTGCCGGCATTGGTGTCCAGCAGCGCCCCGTCCAGCGGCAGACCTTGGTGGGCGCAGGCGTTGACGAAGGCGGTGAGCCGCCCGTCCAGGTGCACCACGATCACGTCGATCTCCCGGCCGTTCGCCGACACCAGATGCAGCGGGGTGATCTTCCCGGCCGGCACCTCCTCGAGCGGCGCGGCCTGCACCCACCCCTCCTGGCGGGGATCCGGGCCGATCCGCAGCGCACTGAGCGGGATGAGCGTCGGCGACGGCTCGTTGGGTAGCACCTCGACCTTGTGGATCCCGGCGACGTTGCCGATGAGCGCTTCCTCCACACCGTTGCGCAGCGTCACCGAGACCATCGAGCAGCCGTTGCAAGCGCCGTGCAGCCGCACGTAGGCCACGCCGTCCTCGATCCGGACCAGCTCGACGTCCCCGCCGTGGGACTGCAGCGACGGGCGGACGCTTTCCAGCACCCGGGTCGCCTCGGTCATCGGGTCCGGCCGGATGATCCCGTGCAGCGACAGCAGCATGCGCACGACCGGTTCGTCGACCAGCTCGAACAGCAGCTCACGGGCCCGCTCGTCCTGACGCATCCGGCGCACGATCGTGATCAGTCCGGCGCGGTGGATGGCCTCCACGGCTCGCTTGAGCTCTTCCGCGGTCTCCTTGGCCGGGCCCTCCAGCTCCGCGACCCGGCGGGCCGCGTCGTCCACCCGCTTGGCGAGTTCCTCGAACGACGGCTCAGTGGCGGTCTGCGGTTGTGCGGTCGTGGTCATCTGCTTCTCCTCATCCGTACCGCTCGGCCCGCTCCATCGCCTCGATCACCTTGGCGGCCAGCAGGTCGGCGAAGACTCTCTTGGCCAGTCGGACCAGCACGTCCGAGACGGTGCCGGTGTCCTCGACGGTCACCTGCCGCTTGTGCAGCGCCTGCAGCACGAAGGCGGCACCGGCCGCGTCGTCGAGG is a window of Carbonactinospora thermoautotrophica DNA encoding:
- a CDS encoding NifU family protein, with amino-acid sequence MTTTAQPQTATEPSFEELAKRVDDAARRVAELEGPAKETAEELKRAVEAIHRAGLITIVRRMRQDERARELLFELVDEPVVRMLLSLHGIIRPDPMTEATRVLESVRPSLQSHGGDVELVRIEDGVAYVRLHGACNGCSMVSVTLRNGVEEALIGNVAGIHKVEVLPNEPSPTLIPLSALRIGPDPRQEGWVQAAPLEEVPAGKITPLHLVSANGREIDVIVVHLDGRLTAFVNACAHQGLPLDGALLDTNAGTLTCPWHGFCFNALSGECLSAPEAQLEQLPLRVDDGHVWIRVGS